A part of Gramella sp. MAR_2010_147 genomic DNA contains:
- a CDS encoding YigZ family protein, which yields MKDTYQSITKASPEVLFKDRNSKFFGYAFPIKTEEEANQHLEELRSKHHKARHWCYAWQIGKEDFQYRANDDGEPSNSAGMPIYGQIQSFDVTNILIVVVRYFGGVKLGVGGLINAYKTAAQMALEESDILKRTIDEIFVIKFDYPEMNKVMQVIKKNNLNVIDQKLEIDCKIFIAVRKKDAEDIYSKFDNTYKVEISKLDD from the coding sequence ATGAAAGATACCTACCAAAGCATTACAAAAGCATCTCCTGAAGTTCTTTTTAAAGACAGGAATTCAAAATTTTTTGGATATGCATTTCCTATTAAGACCGAAGAAGAGGCAAATCAACATTTGGAGGAGTTGAGATCCAAACACCATAAAGCCAGGCATTGGTGCTACGCATGGCAAATAGGAAAAGAAGATTTTCAATATCGTGCGAATGATGACGGAGAACCCTCCAACTCTGCCGGAATGCCTATCTATGGCCAAATACAGTCTTTTGATGTGACCAACATTCTAATAGTGGTGGTTAGATATTTTGGTGGTGTTAAACTTGGAGTGGGCGGACTTATAAATGCCTACAAAACCGCCGCACAGATGGCGCTGGAAGAATCAGACATTTTAAAGAGAACCATTGACGAAATTTTCGTGATAAAATTTGATTATCCTGAAATGAACAAGGTGATGCAGGTGATTAAAAAAAATAACCTGAATGTCATTGATCAAAAACTGGAAATAGATTGTAAGATCTTTATTGCCGTAAGAAAAAAAGATGCTGAAGACATCTATTCTAAATTTGACAATACTTATAAAGTTGAGATATCCAAACTCGACGATTAA
- a CDS encoding EamA family transporter codes for MIYLLLSVLSSTIIFVVFRLYKKFGINTLQAIVVNYFIACTVGFFGYIEGSDFTQVPSENWFPGALMLGVLFIVVFNLAAITTQKSGLSVVAVATKMSVAIPVLCGIFLYNESTGILKIIGILLALVAVYLTSIKTKEGISIKKENLIFPLLVFLGSGIIDTSLKYLETSYVSETKVGLFSSTIFATAGCLGVIILVIQAFMGKLNITYKNILGGIALGIPNYYSIYFLVMALRSEGFESSTIFTMNHVAIVTVSTLAGILLFKEKLIRKNWIGLILAVISIILVANSAI; via the coding sequence TTGATATACCTGCTTTTAAGCGTTCTATCCTCTACCATCATATTTGTGGTGTTCAGGCTATATAAAAAATTCGGGATCAACACCCTGCAGGCAATAGTCGTTAACTATTTTATAGCCTGTACCGTAGGATTTTTCGGATACATTGAAGGTTCAGATTTCACCCAGGTCCCGTCTGAAAACTGGTTTCCCGGCGCTTTGATGCTAGGAGTCCTATTTATTGTGGTTTTTAACCTGGCAGCTATCACCACACAAAAAAGCGGACTTTCTGTAGTTGCTGTGGCTACAAAAATGTCGGTAGCCATCCCTGTACTCTGCGGAATTTTCCTGTACAATGAAAGTACGGGGATTTTAAAGATTATTGGAATTCTTCTCGCTCTGGTTGCCGTTTACCTCACATCCATTAAAACGAAAGAAGGCATCAGTATAAAAAAAGAGAATCTCATTTTCCCATTATTGGTATTCCTTGGCAGCGGGATAATTGATACCAGTTTAAAGTATCTGGAAACAAGCTATGTTTCTGAAACTAAAGTAGGGCTTTTCTCCTCTACCATCTTCGCCACAGCAGGATGTCTTGGAGTCATTATATTAGTTATTCAAGCCTTCATGGGTAAACTGAATATTACCTATAAAAATATTCTGGGAGGGATCGCACTTGGAATTCCAAATTACTATTCTATTTATTTTCTTGTCATGGCTTTAAGAAGTGAGGGTTTTGAGAGCTCTACGATCTTTACGATGAATCATGTGGCCATTGTAACAGTTTCAACACTGGCTGGAATTCTTTTATTTAAGGAAAAACTGATCAGAAAAAACTGGATAGGACTTATTCTGGCAGTTATTAGTATAATTCTTGTAGCAAATTCTGCCATATGA
- the ribD gene encoding bifunctional diaminohydroxyphosphoribosylaminopyrimidine deaminase/5-amino-6-(5-phosphoribosylamino)uracil reductase RibD has translation MNIHEKYIKRCIELALNGLGTTYPNPMVGSVIVHNEKIIGEGWHKKAGEAHAEVNAINSVKDESLLKHATIYVSLEPCSHFGKTPPCSDLIIDKGIKKVVIGTMDPFAKVAGRGIKKLMDAGCEVKLGVLEDQCKDLNKRFFTFHKERRPYIILKWAQTTDGYIAPEKRDEKRPVWITNKYSGQLVHKWRSEEAAILVGTNTALQDNPSLNVRKWTGNNPTRIVIDKDLKIPKEYSVLDERLKTIILCSKTPMASGNENLIFEELDFSKNIASRICDILYQHELQSVIIEGGSNTLQQFINAGLWDEARVFTGKSQFKKGIKSPEFSGKIISDKDISGDNLKIYRND, from the coding sequence GTGAATATACACGAAAAATACATAAAACGCTGTATAGAACTGGCTCTAAACGGTCTTGGAACCACCTATCCAAACCCGATGGTTGGAAGTGTAATTGTGCATAATGAAAAGATCATCGGTGAAGGCTGGCACAAGAAAGCTGGAGAGGCCCATGCTGAAGTAAATGCGATCAATTCGGTTAAAGACGAATCGCTTTTAAAACACGCCACTATTTATGTGAGCCTTGAGCCCTGCAGCCATTTTGGAAAAACGCCTCCTTGCAGCGATCTCATCATTGACAAAGGAATCAAAAAAGTAGTGATTGGTACTATGGATCCTTTTGCTAAGGTTGCAGGTCGCGGAATTAAAAAGCTGATGGATGCTGGATGTGAGGTTAAATTAGGTGTGCTCGAAGATCAATGTAAGGATCTGAATAAACGCTTTTTTACTTTTCATAAAGAACGACGGCCCTATATTATCCTGAAATGGGCTCAAACCACAGATGGATATATCGCGCCTGAAAAAAGGGACGAGAAAAGACCGGTTTGGATCACTAATAAATATTCAGGTCAGCTAGTACATAAATGGCGTAGTGAAGAGGCAGCTATTCTGGTAGGGACTAATACCGCACTACAGGATAATCCTTCTTTAAATGTTAGAAAATGGACAGGAAACAATCCCACTAGAATTGTTATTGACAAAGACCTGAAAATACCGAAAGAATATTCAGTACTCGACGAAAGACTGAAAACGATCATTCTTTGTAGTAAGACTCCAATGGCTTCTGGAAACGAAAACTTGATCTTTGAAGAACTTGATTTTTCTAAAAATATCGCAAGTAGAATCTGCGATATTTTATATCAGCATGAATTGCAATCGGTTATTATTGAAGGTGGAAGCAATACGCTTCAGCAATTTATAAACGCTGGACTTTGGGATGAAGCAAGAGTTTTTACAGGGAAATCTCAATTTAAAAAAGGCATAAAATCTCCGGAATTTTCAGGAAAAATAATTTCTGATAAAGACATTTCCGGGGATAATTTAAAAATTTACAGGAATGATTAA
- the dnaA gene encoding chromosomal replication initiator protein DnaA has product MSKTAQSVWNNCLSFIQDNITPQAYKTWFEPIQAVKLTDCALSIQVPSKFFYEWLEEHYVKLLKVSLTRELGEKAKLVYVIKMENTYGNKLPFTEKIPSTQRAQMTSQEVDVPIKNKSPELKNPFIIPGIRNVKIESQLNPNYNFENFLEGESNRLARSAGLAVANKPGGTSFNPLLIFGGVGLGKTHLAHAIGVEIKDKYPEKTVLYISAEKFTQQYIESVKKNNRNDFIHFYQIIDVLVVDDIQLLSGKAGTQDVFFHIFNHLHQNGKQVILTSDKAPVDMQDIEQRLLSRFKWGLSAELQHPDFETRVSIIKSKLYRDGVEMPEDIVEFLANNIKTNIRELEGAIISLIAHSSFNKKDITLELAKKIVDNYVKNTKREVSIDYIQKVVSDYFQMDVDTLQSKTRKRHIVQARQLAMFFAKKFTKASLASIGSQIGSRDHATVLHACKTVDNLASTDKQFKKFVEDLNKKLTL; this is encoded by the coding sequence ATGTCAAAAACTGCGCAATCGGTTTGGAATAACTGTCTCTCATTTATTCAGGATAACATTACACCTCAAGCATACAAAACATGGTTTGAACCTATCCAAGCAGTGAAACTAACAGATTGTGCCCTGAGTATACAGGTGCCTTCTAAGTTTTTCTATGAATGGCTGGAAGAACATTATGTTAAACTACTAAAAGTTTCACTTACTCGTGAACTTGGTGAAAAAGCTAAGTTGGTTTATGTGATCAAGATGGAAAACACTTACGGTAATAAACTACCGTTTACCGAAAAGATCCCAAGTACACAGAGAGCACAAATGACTTCTCAGGAAGTAGACGTGCCAATTAAAAATAAAAGTCCTGAGCTGAAGAATCCTTTTATAATTCCTGGAATTAGAAATGTAAAAATAGAATCTCAGCTTAATCCAAATTATAATTTTGAGAATTTCCTGGAAGGTGAATCAAATAGATTGGCCAGATCGGCAGGATTAGCAGTAGCTAACAAGCCGGGAGGAACTTCATTTAACCCACTTTTAATATTCGGAGGCGTTGGACTTGGAAAAACGCATCTTGCTCATGCTATTGGCGTTGAGATAAAAGATAAGTATCCGGAAAAGACGGTTCTATATATTTCTGCGGAAAAATTTACACAGCAGTATATTGAGTCAGTAAAAAAGAATAATCGTAACGATTTTATCCATTTCTACCAGATCATTGATGTTTTGGTGGTAGATGACATACAGTTACTATCGGGTAAGGCAGGAACCCAGGATGTATTTTTCCACATTTTCAATCACCTTCATCAAAACGGAAAGCAGGTAATTCTTACCAGTGATAAAGCACCGGTAGATATGCAGGATATTGAACAGCGTTTGCTTTCAAGATTTAAATGGGGACTTTCTGCTGAATTACAACACCCAGATTTCGAAACCCGTGTTTCTATTATAAAAAGTAAACTTTATCGCGATGGCGTTGAAATGCCAGAAGATATCGTTGAATTCCTGGCAAATAACATTAAGACCAATATCAGGGAACTGGAAGGCGCTATTATATCCCTAATCGCCCATTCCTCTTTCAACAAGAAAGATATTACCCTGGAACTTGCGAAAAAGATCGTTGACAACTACGTGAAAAATACCAAGCGTGAAGTTTCAATAGATTATATTCAGAAAGTCGTAAGCGATTATTTCCAGATGGATGTAGACACATTGCAGTCTAAAACACGTAAAAGACATATTGTACAGGCAAGACAACTTGCGATGTTCTTTGCTAAGAAATTTACAAAAGCATCCCTGGCAAGCATTGGTTCCCAAATAGGGAGTCGCGATCACGCCACTGTATTGCATGCCTGTAAAACAGTAGATAATCTGGCTTCTACAGACAAACAGTTCAAAAAATTTGTTGAAGACCTCAACAAGAAACTCACCCTATAA
- a CDS encoding low molecular weight protein-tyrosine-phosphatase, whose translation MKTRVLMVCLGNICRSPLAEGILKSKVDPSKVFVDSAGTGSWHIGSEPDRRSIATAKRYDLDITEQRGRQFSKKDFEDFDYIFTMDNSNFKDVMAMAETDEDRQKVHLILEEIFPSENVDVPDPYHGGEQGFENVYQMLNEACDLIAKKLENGTL comes from the coding sequence ATGAAAACCAGGGTATTAATGGTGTGCCTCGGCAATATCTGCAGATCACCACTAGCCGAAGGTATTCTTAAATCTAAAGTAGATCCCAGCAAAGTATTTGTAGACTCTGCAGGTACAGGTAGCTGGCATATTGGCTCTGAACCAGACCGGAGATCTATCGCAACCGCTAAAAGATATGATCTGGATATCACAGAGCAGCGCGGAAGACAGTTTTCAAAAAAGGATTTTGAAGATTTTGACTATATCTTTACGATGGATAATTCCAATTTTAAAGATGTAATGGCTATGGCTGAAACTGATGAAGATCGCCAGAAAGTTCATTTGATCCTTGAAGAAATCTTTCCTTCTGAAAATGTTGACGTTCCAGATCCTTATCATGGCGGTGAGCAGGGTTTTGAAAATGTATATCAAATGCTTAACGAAGCCTGTGATTTGATCGCAAAAAAACTGGAGAACGGAACTTTATGA
- a CDS encoding thioesterase family protein yields MKSHETFVKVRYAETDQMGVVYHGNYPQYLEIARIDWLDSLGVSYKNMEEEGIMLPVFELNLKYHKPITFDENIRIETRLRELPNVKIIFDYIIFNETGEKVTSATSTLVFMDSKTRKPIRCPKYIHEKLEG; encoded by the coding sequence ATGAAATCACACGAAACTTTTGTTAAAGTCCGATATGCCGAAACCGACCAGATGGGTGTTGTATATCACGGAAATTACCCGCAATATCTTGAAATAGCCCGAATTGACTGGCTGGACTCCTTAGGGGTCTCGTACAAAAATATGGAAGAGGAAGGAATAATGTTGCCGGTATTCGAATTAAATTTAAAATATCACAAACCAATCACTTTTGATGAAAACATCAGGATCGAAACTCGATTGCGCGAACTTCCAAATGTTAAAATTATTTTTGATTATATAATATTCAATGAAACAGGAGAAAAAGTAACTTCTGCAACTTCAACACTGGTTTTTATGGATTCAAAAACCAGAAAACCTATTCGCTGCCCTAAATATATTCATGAAAAACTAGAAGGTTAA
- a CDS encoding peptidoglycan-binding protein LysM, with protein MRKKIAKFSILPLVAGSVFFSFSTKKAANLDLEEYSTYNLDLDYTVADLRDELIPEFQISHTSPFLGKSYVGFKEALAFKESRGDYKTINEFGYLGKYQFGKNTLKLVGVYDTVGFLNSPALQEAAFYANASRNKWILQRDIKRFVGKTINGVEITESGILAAAHLAGPGSVKKYLRSWGAQAFSDAFGTTIKTYMKRFGGYDTSFVRTEKNSRVDFDRLPV; from the coding sequence ATGAGAAAGAAAATTGCAAAATTTTCAATCTTGCCTCTTGTAGCGGGCTCAGTTTTTTTTAGTTTTTCTACTAAAAAAGCTGCAAATCTGGATTTAGAAGAGTATTCTACTTATAATCTTGATTTGGATTATACAGTTGCAGACTTACGGGATGAATTAATTCCAGAATTTCAAATCTCCCACACTTCTCCTTTTCTTGGGAAATCTTATGTTGGTTTTAAAGAAGCATTGGCTTTTAAAGAGTCCAGAGGAGATTACAAGACGATCAACGAGTTTGGTTATCTTGGAAAGTACCAGTTTGGGAAAAACACTTTGAAGTTGGTTGGAGTTTACGATACTGTGGGATTCCTAAATTCTCCTGCATTACAGGAAGCGGCATTCTATGCCAATGCGTCGAGAAATAAATGGATTTTGCAAAGAGATATCAAACGCTTTGTGGGAAAAACCATTAATGGAGTAGAAATTACCGAATCTGGAATTTTGGCAGCTGCCCATTTAGCCGGCCCGGGGAGTGTTAAAAAGTATCTTCGTAGTTGGGGAGCCCAGGCTTTTAGTGATGCATTTGGAACTACGATCAAAACATATATGAAACGTTTTGGTGGTTATGATACATCATTTGTAAGGACCGAGAAGAATTCCAGAGTAGATTTCGATAGACTTCCTGTTTAA
- a CDS encoding HAD family phosphatase — protein sequence MIKAIIFDFGDVFINLDKEGTNRRLKEMNIEELPGALTARNRDYEQGFVTSDEISEHYRTHFPQLSHHQFVESWNSMLLDFPEYRYRFIKKLAEERNYKLILLSNTNENHIEYIKQNVAFFEDFKNCFDAFYLSQEIGMRKPNPNIFEFVLKENNLKAKNCLFIDDTSENTETAKKLGFHIWNIEPTREDIIDLFTTKSDLF from the coding sequence ATGATTAAAGCGATCATATTTGATTTTGGAGACGTTTTTATAAATCTTGACAAAGAAGGTACTAACAGGCGATTGAAGGAGATGAATATCGAAGAGCTTCCCGGGGCCCTCACGGCCAGAAACCGTGATTATGAACAGGGGTTTGTGACTTCCGATGAAATTTCAGAACATTACAGAACTCATTTTCCTCAATTAAGTCACCACCAGTTTGTAGAATCCTGGAATTCCATGTTGCTTGATTTTCCTGAATACCGATATAGATTTATTAAAAAACTGGCGGAAGAAAGAAATTACAAGCTTATTCTTTTGAGTAATACCAACGAAAATCATATTGAATATATAAAGCAAAATGTAGCATTCTTTGAAGATTTTAAAAATTGTTTCGACGCTTTCTACCTATCTCAAGAAATAGGGATGAGAAAACCCAATCCCAATATCTTTGAATTTGTGCTCAAGGAAAATAATCTGAAAGCTAAAAACTGTCTTTTTATAGACGATACTTCTGAAAATACAGAAACTGCCAAAAAGCTAGGTTTTCACATCTGGAACATAGAACCTACCCGTGAAGACATTATAGATCTTTTCACCACTAAAAGCGACCTGTTTTGA
- a CDS encoding SAM-dependent methyltransferase, with amino-acid sequence MSSKHNTNGKLYLIPVGLGDSNAEKVFPPMNAHIIDGIEDFIVENEKSARRFIKQILPEKSQQSLKLNGLNKFTEASEIPTFLDAAKEGRNIGLLSEAGCPGVADPGAEIVKLAHNYNIQVVPLIGPSSILLAMMASGMNGQSFTFHGYLPIDKKERKHEIKQLERISTEKNQAQIFIETPYRNMKFLEDLIQSLHPTTRICVACDLTLESEFIKTATASEWKNIKTDLHKRPAIFIIQKDL; translated from the coding sequence ATGAGTTCTAAACATAATACCAACGGTAAACTTTATCTTATTCCTGTAGGCCTGGGAGATTCAAATGCTGAAAAGGTATTCCCCCCAATGAATGCGCATATTATAGATGGGATCGAAGATTTTATTGTGGAAAATGAGAAATCTGCCAGAAGATTTATCAAACAGATACTTCCCGAAAAATCTCAGCAAAGCTTAAAATTAAATGGCCTGAATAAATTCACTGAAGCTTCTGAAATTCCAACTTTTTTAGATGCAGCGAAAGAAGGAAGAAACATCGGTCTTCTTAGTGAAGCAGGCTGTCCCGGGGTTGCAGATCCAGGTGCTGAAATTGTAAAGCTAGCCCATAATTATAATATTCAGGTAGTTCCTCTTATTGGCCCCTCCTCTATCTTACTGGCGATGATGGCAAGTGGCATGAACGGTCAAAGCTTTACTTTTCACGGATATCTTCCAATAGACAAAAAGGAGAGAAAGCACGAGATAAAACAACTGGAAAGAATTTCTACTGAAAAGAATCAGGCGCAAATATTTATTGAAACTCCATACAGAAATATGAAGTTTCTGGAAGACCTTATTCAAAGCCTTCATCCTACTACCAGAATCTGTGTGGCTTGTGATTTGACTTTAGAATCAGAATTCATCAAAACTGCCACAGCTTCAGAATGGAAAAATATAAAAACCGATCTTCATAAAAGACCGGCTATATTCATTATTCAGAAAGATCTTTAA